A genomic stretch from Methylorubrum extorquens includes:
- the cliC gene encoding RND efflux transporter, translocase subunit (Evidence 2b : Function from indirect experimental evidences (e.g. phenotypes); Product type t : transporter) translates to MKDFNLSDWALGHRSLVWFLMLVCLVAGVMAYSRLGREEDPPFAIKTMVVQASWPGATIKDTLDQVTDRIEKELQQINALDYVRSYTTPGQATVFVQFRDTTKKEEIQPAFYQVRKRLGDIQHTFPQGVQGPSFNDEFGDVYGNVYAFTADGLTHRQLRDYVEGVRTEILKVPNIGKTLLMGVQGETIYLDFSTRKLAGYGIDLQALIKALQSQNAVAASGVVQAGPERVSLRVSGQFSSEESLRNVNLRFNDRFFRLADVAEISRGYEDPPAALFRVDGKPAIGLAIAMRPNANLLKFGEDLKERMHHVEGKLPIGVGIHLVSDQPKIVEEAVSGFTKALVEAVVIVLVVSFVSLGLRAGLVVAISIPLVLAIVFVVMQIMGVTLQRISLGALIIALGLLVDDAMITVEMMVARLELGDNLKKAATFAYTSTAFPMLTGTLVTVAGFLPIGFNGSSAGEYTYSLFVVIAASLLVSWVVAVLFAPLLGVTILPKTMKHHAERQGLFTRIFMAVLRVAMRLRWITVIACVALMGLAVVGMGHVQQQFFPSSDRSELLVDLTLPQNATIAETRAQMDRFEARLKADPDIERWSSYVGQGAVRFYLPLDQQLANAFFGQIVIVTKSLEVRDTVMERLQKFGRHDFVGTDVLVQPLSLGPPVGRPIQYRLSGPDVQEVRRLGLKLADVVATDKRLAVPTFDWNEPGKVLRVEILQDKARQLGVTSQDIAGILNAVVGGQAITQVRDSIYLVNVVGRARTVERTSLDTLQSLQVALSNGSVVPILAFAKIDYDLEQPIVWRRDRVPTLTVRATINDATQPPTVVAALQPAIDAYMKALPEGYTLAVGGAVEEAGKGQGPIAAVVPVMLLAMAVFLMIQLQSFQKLFLVFSVAPLGLIGVVPALLLFDKPMGFVAILGILALIGIIVRNAVILVSQIEECEAEGMAPWDAVVEATRHRMRPILLTAAAASLGLVPIAREVFWGPMAYAMIGGILAATALTLLFLPALYVGWYRIRPPSRDAAAPGH, encoded by the coding sequence GTGAAGGACTTCAACCTTTCCGATTGGGCGCTCGGCCACCGTTCGCTGGTCTGGTTCCTGATGCTCGTCTGCCTCGTGGCGGGCGTGATGGCCTATTCGCGCCTCGGCCGGGAGGAGGACCCGCCCTTCGCCATCAAGACCATGGTGGTCCAGGCGAGCTGGCCCGGCGCCACGATCAAGGACACGCTCGATCAGGTCACCGACCGGATCGAGAAGGAGCTCCAGCAGATCAACGCGCTGGATTACGTGCGCAGCTACACCACGCCGGGGCAGGCGACGGTGTTCGTGCAGTTCCGCGACACGACCAAGAAGGAGGAAATCCAGCCCGCCTTCTATCAGGTGCGCAAGCGCCTGGGCGACATCCAGCACACCTTCCCGCAAGGCGTGCAGGGCCCGTCGTTCAACGACGAGTTCGGTGACGTCTACGGCAACGTTTACGCCTTCACCGCCGACGGCCTGACCCACCGGCAGCTGCGCGACTACGTCGAGGGCGTGCGCACCGAGATCCTCAAGGTGCCCAATATCGGCAAGACCCTGCTCATGGGCGTGCAGGGCGAGACGATCTATCTCGACTTCTCGACCCGTAAGCTCGCGGGCTACGGCATCGATCTCCAGGCCTTGATCAAGGCGCTGCAATCGCAGAACGCGGTGGCCGCCTCCGGCGTGGTCCAGGCGGGGCCGGAGCGGGTGAGCCTGCGGGTGAGCGGCCAGTTCTCCTCCGAGGAGTCGCTGCGCAACGTCAATCTGCGCTTCAACGACCGCTTCTTCCGCCTCGCGGACGTGGCCGAGATCTCCCGCGGCTACGAGGACCCGCCGGCCGCCCTGTTCCGCGTCGACGGCAAGCCGGCGATCGGGCTGGCCATCGCCATGCGCCCCAACGCCAACCTGCTCAAGTTCGGCGAGGATCTGAAGGAGCGCATGCATCACGTCGAGGGCAAGCTGCCCATCGGCGTCGGCATCCACCTCGTCTCCGACCAGCCCAAGATCGTCGAGGAGGCGGTCAGTGGCTTCACCAAGGCGCTGGTCGAGGCGGTCGTCATCGTGCTGGTCGTGAGCTTCGTCAGCCTGGGCCTGCGCGCCGGGCTCGTGGTCGCGATCTCGATCCCGCTCGTGCTCGCCATCGTCTTCGTCGTCATGCAGATCATGGGCGTCACGCTCCAGCGCATCTCGCTGGGCGCCCTCATCATCGCGCTCGGCCTGCTCGTGGACGACGCGATGATCACCGTCGAGATGATGGTGGCCCGCCTCGAACTCGGCGACAACCTGAAGAAGGCGGCGACCTTCGCCTACACCTCCACCGCCTTTCCGATGCTCACCGGCACGCTGGTGACGGTGGCGGGCTTCCTGCCAATCGGCTTCAACGGCTCCTCGGCGGGCGAGTATACCTACTCGCTGTTCGTGGTGATCGCCGCTTCGCTGCTGGTCTCCTGGGTCGTCGCGGTGCTGTTCGCGCCGCTGCTCGGCGTGACCATCCTGCCCAAGACCATGAAGCACCATGCCGAGCGGCAGGGCCTGTTCACCCGCATCTTCATGGCGGTCCTTCGGGTCGCGATGCGGCTGCGCTGGATCACCGTGATCGCCTGCGTCGCCCTGATGGGGCTGGCGGTGGTCGGGATGGGCCACGTGCAGCAGCAGTTCTTCCCGTCCTCCGACCGCTCCGAGCTTCTCGTCGACCTGACCCTGCCGCAGAACGCCACCATCGCCGAGACGCGGGCGCAGATGGACCGCTTCGAGGCCCGGCTGAAGGCCGATCCCGACATCGAGCGCTGGAGCTCCTATGTCGGCCAGGGCGCGGTGCGCTTCTACCTGCCGCTGGACCAGCAGCTCGCCAACGCCTTCTTCGGGCAGATCGTGATCGTCACGAAGTCGCTGGAGGTGCGCGACACGGTCATGGAGCGGCTGCAGAAGTTCGGCCGGCACGACTTCGTCGGCACCGACGTCCTGGTGCAGCCGCTCAGCCTCGGCCCGCCGGTGGGGCGCCCGATCCAGTACCGTCTCTCCGGCCCCGACGTGCAGGAGGTGCGCCGGCTCGGGCTCAAGCTCGCCGACGTGGTGGCGACCGACAAGCGGCTCGCCGTGCCGACCTTCGACTGGAACGAGCCCGGCAAGGTGCTGCGCGTCGAGATCCTGCAGGACAAGGCGCGCCAGCTCGGCGTCACCAGCCAGGACATCGCCGGCATCCTCAACGCCGTCGTCGGCGGCCAAGCGATCACGCAGGTGCGCGATTCGATCTACCTCGTGAACGTGGTCGGCCGGGCGCGCACCGTGGAGCGCACCTCACTCGACACGCTCCAGAGCCTTCAGGTCGCGCTCTCCAACGGCTCGGTCGTGCCGATCCTGGCCTTCGCCAAGATCGATTACGATCTGGAGCAGCCGATCGTCTGGCGCCGCGACCGGGTGCCGACGCTCACCGTGCGGGCCACCATCAACGACGCGACCCAGCCCCCCACCGTCGTCGCCGCGCTCCAGCCGGCCATCGACGCCTACATGAAGGCGCTGCCGGAGGGCTACACGCTGGCGGTCGGCGGCGCGGTCGAGGAGGCGGGCAAGGGCCAGGGCCCGATCGCCGCGGTCGTGCCGGTGATGCTGCTGGCCATGGCGGTGTTCCTGATGATCCAGCTCCAGAGCTTCCAGAAGCTCTTCCTGGTCTTTTCCGTCGCGCCGCTCGGCTTGATCGGTGTGGTCCCGGCGCTGCTGCTGTTCGACAAGCCGATGGGCTTCGTCGCCATCCTCGGCATTCTGGCGTTGATCGGTATCATCGTGCGCAACGCCGTGATCCTGGTCAGCCAGATCGAGGAATGCGAGGCCGAGGGGATGGCGCCCTGGGACGCGGTGGTCGAGGCCACCCGCCACCGCATGCGGCCGATCCTGCTCACGGCGGCGGCGGCGAGCCTCGGCCTGGTCCCGATCGCCCGCGAGGTGTTCTGGGGGCCGATGGCCTACGCGATGATCGGCGGCATCCTGGCCGCGACAGCCCTGACGCTGCTGTTCCTGCCCGCACTCTATGTCGGCTGGTACAGGATCAGGCCGCCCTCGCGCGACGCGGCAGCGCCCGGCCATTGA
- a CDS encoding putative membrane transport protein; putative permease, MFS family (Evidence 3 : Putative function from multiple computational evidences; Product type t : transporter) — translation MTTDHATANSHPLERDAQVAMSHHDVSPNDIALGVVIGRASEYFDFFVFGIASVLVFPKVFFPFAAPLTGTLYSFAIFALAFIARPLGSVFFMWVHKRHGRGVKLTLALFLLGGSTAAISFLPSYNSIGVVAIELLAVLRVAQGFALGGAWDGMASLLALNAPRERRGWYAMIPQLGAPFGFMVASALFAFFSVNLTPEDFTDWGWRFPFFCAFTINVVALFARLRLVATPEFTRLLDKGRLEPVSVVDLARHHALDVWIGAFVPLASFALFHLVTIFPIAWLALSSERSAGDFLMVQFSGAMVCAGAIAASGLIADQIGRRNVLLISAGLIAVFACGSILAPLIFGENAIGQTIYVNIGFMLLGLSYGQTAGAVTSRLGGRYRYTGAALTSDLAWLFGAGFAPLVVLYLSTEYGLAMVGVYLLSGALATLLALSLDRSEMRQM, via the coding sequence ATGACCACCGACCACGCCACGGCCAATTCCCACCCGCTCGAGCGCGACGCGCAAGTGGCCATGAGCCACCACGACGTCAGCCCCAATGACATCGCGCTCGGCGTGGTGATCGGGCGGGCGTCGGAATATTTCGACTTCTTCGTGTTCGGCATCGCCTCGGTGCTGGTGTTCCCGAAGGTGTTCTTCCCCTTCGCCGCCCCGCTCACGGGCACGCTCTACTCGTTCGCCATCTTCGCGCTGGCCTTCATCGCCCGCCCGCTCGGGTCGGTCTTCTTCATGTGGGTCCACAAGCGGCACGGACGCGGGGTGAAGCTCACCCTCGCCCTGTTTCTGCTCGGCGGCTCGACCGCGGCGATCAGCTTCCTGCCGAGCTACAACTCGATCGGCGTCGTCGCCATCGAGCTGCTCGCGGTGCTGCGGGTCGCGCAGGGCTTCGCGCTCGGCGGCGCCTGGGACGGCATGGCCTCGCTGCTCGCCCTCAACGCGCCGCGGGAGCGCCGCGGCTGGTACGCGATGATCCCGCAGCTCGGCGCACCGTTCGGCTTCATGGTGGCGAGCGCGCTGTTCGCGTTCTTCTCCGTCAATCTGACCCCTGAGGATTTCACCGACTGGGGCTGGCGCTTCCCGTTCTTCTGCGCCTTCACCATCAACGTCGTGGCCCTGTTCGCGCGGCTCCGGCTCGTGGCCACCCCCGAATTCACCCGGCTTCTCGACAAGGGTCGGCTCGAGCCCGTCAGCGTCGTCGATCTCGCCCGCCACCACGCCCTCGACGTGTGGATCGGCGCCTTCGTGCCGCTGGCGAGCTTCGCCCTGTTCCACCTCGTCACGATCTTCCCGATCGCGTGGCTCGCCCTGTCGAGCGAGCGCTCCGCCGGCGACTTCCTGATGGTGCAGTTCTCCGGCGCCATGGTTTGCGCCGGCGCGATCGCCGCCTCGGGCCTGATCGCCGACCAGATCGGGCGGCGCAACGTGCTGCTGATCAGCGCCGGGCTGATCGCCGTGTTCGCCTGCGGCAGCATCCTGGCGCCGCTGATCTTCGGCGAGAACGCCATTGGCCAGACGATCTACGTCAATATCGGCTTCATGCTGCTCGGCCTGTCCTACGGCCAGACCGCCGGTGCCGTAACCTCGCGGCTGGGCGGGCGCTACCGCTACACCGGCGCGGCGCTCACCTCCGACCTCGCCTGGCTGTTCGGCGCGGGCTTCGCTCCCCTCGTGGTGCTTTACCTCTCCACCGAGTACGGGCTCGCGATGGTCGGCGTGTACCTGCTGTCGGGCGCGCTCGCGACGCTGCTCGCGCTCTCCCTCGACCGGTCCGAGATGCGCCAGATGTGA
- the cyoA gene encoding cytochrome o ubiquinol oxidase subunit II (Evidence 2a : Function from experimental evidences in other organisms; PubMedId : 11017202; Product type e : enzyme), with the protein MERRFVAMTADRSMRARAGAGSAGRILRGLVLLPLFGLLAGCNLVVMQPSGDIAMQQRNLVLASTGLMLLIIIPVIVLTLLFAWRYRASNTAARHDPDWDHSTGLEVVIWTAPLMIIIALGALTWISTHTLDPFRPLSRIEPGKPVAAEVKPLEVEVVALDWKWLFFYPEYNVATVNELAAPVNRPITFKITASSVMNAFYIPALAGMIYAMPGMQTQLHAVINKPGAYDGLSSHYSGTGFSRMTFKFHGLDGDGFDQWIAKVKQQGSELSRDAYLELERPSERVPVTYYASFADGLFSKILGMCAVPGKMCMHEMMTIDAKGGAGKESQENAERLQYDNRHVQRGDEAPGATTPASHRAPKSETPDGDKTHEGSGQGHSAPDQTNN; encoded by the coding sequence ATGGAACGAAGATTCGTGGCCATGACCGCCGACCGTTCAATGAGAGCCCGTGCCGGGGCCGGCTCCGCGGGCCGGATCCTGCGGGGTCTCGTCCTCCTGCCGCTGTTCGGCCTGCTCGCCGGCTGCAACCTCGTGGTGATGCAGCCCTCCGGCGACATCGCCATGCAGCAGCGCAACCTCGTCCTCGCCTCGACGGGGCTGATGCTGCTCATCATCATCCCGGTGATCGTGCTGACCCTGCTGTTCGCGTGGCGCTACCGCGCGTCGAACACGGCGGCCCGCCACGACCCCGACTGGGACCACTCGACCGGGCTCGAAGTGGTGATCTGGACCGCGCCGCTGATGATCATCATCGCGCTCGGCGCGCTGACTTGGATCAGCACCCACACCCTCGACCCGTTCCGGCCGCTCTCGCGCATCGAGCCGGGCAAGCCGGTCGCGGCGGAGGTGAAGCCGCTGGAGGTGGAGGTCGTCGCCCTCGATTGGAAGTGGCTGTTCTTCTACCCCGAATACAACGTCGCGACGGTCAACGAGCTGGCCGCGCCGGTGAACCGTCCGATCACCTTCAAGATCACCGCCTCCTCGGTGATGAACGCCTTCTACATCCCCGCACTCGCCGGCATGATCTACGCGATGCCCGGCATGCAGACGCAGCTCCACGCCGTGATCAACAAGCCGGGAGCCTATGACGGGCTGTCGTCGCACTACAGCGGCACCGGCTTCTCGCGCATGACGTTCAAGTTCCACGGGCTCGACGGCGACGGCTTCGACCAGTGGATTGCCAAAGTGAAGCAGCAGGGTTCGGAATTGAGCCGTGATGCCTATCTCGAACTCGAGCGCCCGAGCGAGCGCGTTCCCGTCACCTACTACGCCTCGTTTGCCGATGGACTCTTCAGCAAGATCCTCGGCATGTGCGCCGTGCCCGGCAAGATGTGCATGCACGAGATGATGACCATCGACGCCAAGGGCGGCGCCGGCAAGGAAAGCCAAGAGAACGCCGAGCGGCTCCAGTACGACAACCGCCATGTGCAGCGCGGCGACGAAGCCCCGGGGGCGACGACCCCGGCCTCGCACCGCGCGCCCAAGAGCGAGACGCCCGACGGCGATAAGACCCACGAGGGGAGCGGCCAAGGCCACTCCGCTCCCGACCAGACCAACAACTGA
- the cyoB gene encoding cytochrome o ubiquinol oxidase, subunit I (Evidence 2a : Function from experimental evidences in other organisms; PubMedId : 11017202; Product type e : enzyme), which produces MFANTDLQHLLFGRLSLEDIPFHEPILQVTFAGVAVAGIAVIAAITYFRFWGPLWRDWLTSVDHKKIGIMYVVLALVMLLRGFADALLMRSQQAIAFGSNEGFLPPHHYDQIFTAHGVIMIFFVAMPFVTGLMNYVVPLQIGARDVAFPFLNNFSFWMTVSGAATIMISLFVGEFARTGWLAYPPLSGADMSPGVGVDYYIWGLQIAGIGTTLSGINLVATIVKMRAPGMSMMKLPIFTWTSLCTNVLIVAAFPILAAVLALLSLDRYVGTHFFTNDLGGNPMMYFNLIWIWGHPEVYILILPAFGVFSEVTSAFSGKRLFGYTSMVYATVVITILSYLVWLHHFFTMGSGASVNSFFGLTTMIISIPTGAKIFNWLFTMYRGRIRFDVPMLWTVSFMVTFTIGGMTGVLLAVPPADFVLHNSLFLIAHFHNVIIGGVLFGMFAGVNYWFPKAFGFRLDEFWGKVSFWFWTIGFYVAFMPLYVLGLMGVTRRAQHFDDPSLQIWFVIAAIGAGLIALGIGAMIVQFAVSIKNREALRDVTGDPWEGRTLEWATSSPPPDYNFAFTPVVHSLDAWWDMKARGFQRPLSGYKPIHMPKNTATGVILGVVSIVFSFAMIWYIWWLAALTFVAMLAITIAHTFNYNRDFYIPAETVRRTEQQRTEALAARV; this is translated from the coding sequence ATGTTCGCAAACACGGACCTGCAGCACCTGCTGTTCGGGCGCCTCTCCCTGGAGGACATCCCATTCCACGAACCGATCCTGCAAGTGACCTTCGCAGGCGTCGCCGTGGCCGGGATCGCGGTGATCGCCGCCATCACCTATTTCCGCTTCTGGGGTCCGCTCTGGCGCGACTGGTTGACCTCGGTCGACCACAAGAAGATCGGCATCATGTACGTCGTCCTGGCGCTCGTGATGCTGCTGCGCGGCTTTGCCGACGCGTTGCTGATGCGCTCGCAGCAGGCGATCGCGTTCGGCTCCAACGAGGGCTTCCTGCCGCCGCACCACTACGACCAGATCTTCACCGCCCACGGCGTGATCATGATCTTCTTCGTGGCGATGCCGTTCGTCACCGGCCTGATGAACTACGTCGTGCCGCTGCAGATCGGCGCACGCGACGTCGCCTTCCCGTTCCTGAACAACTTCTCGTTCTGGATGACGGTGTCCGGCGCGGCCACGATCATGATCTCGCTGTTCGTCGGTGAGTTCGCCCGCACCGGCTGGCTCGCCTACCCGCCGCTCTCGGGCGCGGACATGAGCCCGGGGGTCGGCGTCGACTACTACATCTGGGGCCTGCAGATCGCGGGCATCGGCACGACGCTGTCCGGCATCAACCTGGTCGCGACCATCGTGAAGATGCGCGCGCCCGGCATGTCGATGATGAAGCTGCCGATCTTCACCTGGACCTCGCTGTGCACGAACGTGCTCATCGTGGCCGCCTTCCCGATCCTAGCCGCCGTTCTCGCGCTGCTGAGCCTCGACCGCTACGTCGGCACGCACTTCTTTACGAACGACCTCGGCGGCAACCCGATGATGTACTTCAACCTCATCTGGATCTGGGGTCATCCGGAGGTCTACATCCTCATCCTGCCGGCCTTCGGCGTGTTCTCGGAGGTCACCTCGGCCTTCAGCGGCAAGCGCCTGTTCGGCTACACCTCGATGGTCTACGCGACCGTCGTCATCACGATCCTGTCCTACCTCGTGTGGCTGCACCACTTCTTCACGATGGGTTCGGGCGCGAGCGTGAACTCGTTCTTCGGCCTCACGACGATGATCATCTCGATCCCGACGGGCGCGAAGATCTTCAACTGGCTGTTCACGATGTACCGCGGCCGCATCCGCTTCGATGTGCCGATGCTGTGGACCGTCAGCTTCATGGTCACCTTCACCATCGGCGGCATGACCGGCGTGCTGCTTGCCGTGCCCCCGGCCGACTTCGTGCTGCACAACTCGCTGTTCCTGATCGCGCACTTCCACAACGTGATCATCGGCGGCGTGCTGTTCGGCATGTTCGCCGGCGTGAACTACTGGTTCCCGAAGGCCTTCGGCTTCCGACTCGACGAGTTCTGGGGCAAGGTCAGCTTCTGGTTCTGGACCATCGGCTTCTACGTCGCCTTCATGCCGCTCTACGTGCTGGGGCTCATGGGCGTGACCCGCCGTGCCCAGCACTTCGATGACCCTTCGCTGCAGATCTGGTTCGTGATCGCCGCCATCGGCGCGGGTCTGATCGCGCTGGGCATCGGTGCGATGATCGTCCAGTTCGCGGTCTCGATCAAAAACCGCGAGGCGTTGCGCGACGTGACCGGCGATCCGTGGGAAGGCCGGACCCTCGAATGGGCGACCTCCTCGCCGCCGCCGGACTACAACTTCGCCTTCACGCCCGTGGTGCACAGCCTCGACGCGTGGTGGGACATGAAGGCCCGCGGCTTCCAGCGTCCGCTCTCGGGCTACAAGCCGATCCACATGCCCAAGAACACCGCCACCGGCGTGATCCTGGGCGTGGTCAGCATCGTCTTCTCGTTCGCGATGATCTGGTACATCTGGTGGCTGGCAGCGCTCACCTTCGTGGCGATGCTGGCGATCACGATCGCCCATACCTTCAACTACAACCGCGACTTCTACATCCCCGCTGAGACGGTCCGCCGGACCGAGCAGCAGCGGACCGAAGCGCTCGCGGCGCGGGTCTGA
- the cyoC gene encoding cytochrome o ubiquinol oxidase, subunit III (Evidence 2a : Function from experimental evidences in other organisms; PubMedId : 11017202; Product type e : enzyme): protein MATHATHTLVGDRMSGADVPDFLDLEGEHHPEGGTMLGFWIYLMSDCLIFAVLFATYAVLGRSYAAGPSPKDLFDLPIVAVNTSMLLFSSITYGFAMLAMEKDDLAKTQLWLAITGLFGAAFVGLELYEFAHLIHEGATPQRSGFLSAFFTLVGTHGLHVTFGLIWLVTLMIQTRLKGLVVENKRRLMCLSMFWHFLDVIWIGVFTFVYLMGVLQ from the coding sequence ATGGCAACGCACGCGACCCACACCCTCGTCGGCGACCGGATGTCCGGCGCCGACGTGCCGGACTTCCTCGATCTCGAGGGCGAGCATCACCCGGAAGGGGGCACGATGCTCGGCTTCTGGATCTACCTGATGAGCGACTGCCTCATCTTCGCAGTCCTGTTCGCCACCTACGCCGTGCTCGGCCGCAGCTACGCGGCCGGGCCCTCGCCCAAGGACCTGTTCGACCTGCCGATCGTGGCGGTGAACACGTCGATGCTGCTGTTCTCCTCCATCACCTACGGCTTCGCCATGCTGGCGATGGAGAAGGACGACCTCGCCAAGACCCAGCTCTGGCTTGCGATCACCGGCCTGTTCGGCGCGGCCTTCGTCGGGCTCGAACTCTACGAGTTCGCCCACCTGATCCACGAAGGCGCCACGCCCCAGCGCAGCGGCTTCCTGTCCGCGTTCTTCACCCTGGTCGGAACCCACGGCCTGCACGTCACCTTCGGCCTGATCTGGCTCGTCACGCTGATGATCCAGACCCGGCTCAAGGGCCTCGTTGTGGAGAACAAGCGCCGGCTGATGTGCCTGTCGATGTTCTGGCACTTCCTCGACGTCATCTGGATCGGCGTCTTCACCTTCGTGTACCTGATGGGAGTCCTGCAATGA
- the cyoD gene encoding cytochrome o ubiquinol oxidase, subunit IV (Evidence 2a : Function from experimental evidences in other organisms; PubMedId : 11017202; Product type e : enzyme) — protein MSGAAHADDHGHGQDAHGHGSFKDYVTGFVLSVILTAIPFWLVMGDVLGDKLITGVVILGLGAVQIVVHMIYFLHMNTKSEGGWTFMALIFTITLVVITLCGSIWVMHHLNTNMMPISPEEMRHAP, from the coding sequence ATGAGCGGGGCAGCGCACGCCGACGATCACGGCCATGGGCAGGATGCCCACGGCCACGGCTCTTTCAAAGACTACGTCACGGGCTTCGTGCTCTCCGTCATCCTGACGGCGATCCCGTTCTGGCTGGTGATGGGCGACGTGCTGGGCGACAAGCTCATCACCGGCGTCGTCATCCTCGGTCTGGGCGCGGTGCAGATCGTGGTTCACATGATCTACTTCCTGCACATGAACACGAAGTCGGAGGGCGGCTGGACCTTCATGGCGCTGATCTTCACGATCACTCTCGTGGTCATCACCCTGTGCGGGTCGATCTGGGTCATGCACCACCTCAACACCAACATGATGCCGATCTCGCCCGAGGAGATGCGTCACGCTCCCTGA
- a CDS encoding putative surfeit locus 1 family protein (surf1-like) (Evidence 3 : Putative function from multiple computational evidences; PubMedId : 10622737; Product type m : membrane component), with protein MLVRLALILAGLVVTGVFLGLGTWQVERRVWKLDLIDRVEARIRAEPAPAPGPEDWAGLTAASAEYRRVRLTGRFANDRATLVQAVTARGPGFWVLVPLATDRGFTVLVNRGFVPTEARERTARAAGEPDGEVTVTGLLRLTEPGGAFLRHNDPAADRWYSRDVAAIAAARGIDGTPNEVAPYFVDADAAPNPGGLPVGGLTVVAFHNNHLVYALTWYALALMTAAALIYALRGSRRMPRR; from the coding sequence TTGCTCGTCCGGCTCGCGCTGATCCTGGCGGGCCTTGTGGTGACGGGCGTCTTCCTCGGCCTCGGCACGTGGCAAGTCGAGCGCCGGGTCTGGAAGCTCGACCTGATCGACCGGGTCGAGGCCCGCATCCGCGCCGAGCCCGCGCCCGCACCGGGCCCGGAGGACTGGGCCGGTCTTACGGCCGCCTCCGCCGAGTACCGGCGGGTCCGGCTCACCGGGCGCTTCGCTAACGATCGTGCCACGCTGGTCCAGGCGGTGACCGCCCGCGGCCCCGGTTTCTGGGTGCTGGTGCCACTCGCGACCGACCGCGGTTTCACCGTCCTCGTCAACCGCGGCTTCGTGCCGACGGAGGCCCGCGAGCGCACGGCCCGTGCCGCGGGTGAGCCGGACGGGGAGGTGACGGTCACGGGCCTGCTGCGCCTGACCGAGCCCGGCGGCGCCTTCCTGCGTCACAACGATCCGGCGGCCGACCGCTGGTACTCCCGCGACGTCGCGGCCATCGCCGCCGCCCGCGGGATCGACGGCACGCCGAATGAGGTCGCGCCGTATTTCGTGGATGCCGACGCCGCGCCCAATCCCGGCGGCCTCCCGGTCGGCGGCCTCACGGTGGTGGCTTTCCACAACAACCATCTCGTCTACGCGCTGACGTGGTACGCCCTCGCGCTGATGACCGCCGCGGCCCTCATCTACGCCCTCAGAGGGTCTCGCAGGATGCCGCGTCGCTGA
- a CDS encoding conserved protein of unknown function (Evidence 4 : Unknown function but conserved in other organisms) has translation MGVALHGPERDGRDRRDGDGVSRGVPEPLADLIVAMERTLVALAGEGGGRNELHALRNYLSDLCVLTQETPTIRRAVDRLVFAGDRLGEAVIAPRGYERRWRSPRLNKARQALTSLERTLAGARPSRIAVRLDRDW, from the coding sequence ATGGGAGTCGCCCTGCACGGGCCTGAGCGGGACGGACGTGATCGCCGGGATGGCGACGGAGTCTCCCGTGGCGTACCCGAGCCGCTGGCGGATCTCATCGTTGCCATGGAGCGGACGCTCGTCGCGCTGGCAGGGGAAGGCGGGGGCCGCAACGAGTTGCACGCCCTGCGCAACTATCTCTCCGACCTCTGCGTCCTGACCCAGGAGACGCCGACGATCCGGCGGGCGGTGGACCGTCTGGTCTTCGCGGGTGACCGCCTCGGCGAGGCGGTGATCGCGCCGCGAGGCTACGAGCGCCGCTGGCGGAGCCCCCGCCTGAACAAGGCCCGCCAAGCGCTCACCTCCCTCGAACGGACGCTCGCCGGCGCGCGCCCGAGCCGGATCGCGGTGCGGCTCGACCGCGACTGGTGA